In bacterium, the following proteins share a genomic window:
- a CDS encoding GAF and ANTAR domain-containing protein: protein MPRSSRPSYAKRLKAISKVSEAIVSNLYLEDILRLITTVTAEVMGSRICSLMLLDEEKQELVVRATNSISKEFYEAYNQKPNLKIGEGIAGKVAQENHPRIVADVTKEKDYKYKEMARKEGLVSLLCVPLSVKGKVIGVLTSYTSFPHKFTQSEVDVLTTVANQAAVTIENADLMVKTRIIQEELETRKLIEKAKGILMKEQGFSEEEAYRRIQQQSMNMRKSMREIAEAILLTKEIEGRD, encoded by the coding sequence GTGCCTCGGTCATCAAGGCCATCTTATGCTAAGCGATTAAAGGCTATCTCTAAGGTAAGCGAAGCCATTGTCTCAAATCTCTACCTGGAAGATATCCTCCGGCTTATTACTACTGTCACGGCAGAGGTAATGGGCTCCAGGATATGTTCTTTGATGCTTTTGGATGAAGAAAAGCAGGAATTGGTTGTCCGGGCGACTAATTCTATCAGCAAGGAATTTTATGAAGCCTATAACCAAAAGCCTAATTTGAAGATAGGGGAAGGAATCGCCGGAAAGGTCGCCCAGGAAAATCATCCCCGAATAGTGGCTGATGTCACAAAGGAGAAAGACTATAAATATAAGGAAATGGCCCGAAAGGAAGGTCTGGTTTCTTTGCTCTGTGTTCCTTTATCTGTTAAGGGAAAAGTAATCGGGGTCCTGACTAGCTACACCTCTTTTCCTCATAAGTTTACCCAAAGTGAGGTCGATGTGCTGACCACCGTGGCCAATCAGGCGGCTGTAACCATTGAAAACGCCGACCTGATGGTCAAAACCAGGATCATTCAGGAGGAACTGGAGACCCGAAAGCTAATTGAAAAAGCCAAAGGCATCTTAATGAAAGAGCAGGGGTTCTCAGAAGAAGAGGCTTATCGAAGGATTCAGCAGCAGTCGATGAATATGCGTAAGTCTATGCGGGAGATTGCAGAGGCAATCCTTCTGACCAAGGAAATCGAGGGGAGGGATTAA